A region of the Aphanothece sacrum FPU1 genome:
CCTGAGAACTCGCTTTTTACTTATCCGGACATTTCTGTGTTTTGCAGCAACCTGGATCTATCCAACGAAGACTCAGCAACAGAGCCTATTGTAATTTTTGAAATTCTTTCTCCATCAACTAAAAATTATGATCGGGGTAACAAGTTTAAATTTTACAAGGATATTGCATCACTTAAAGAGTATATTTTAATTGATACTGAAAGTGTTAACGTTGAGGTCTTTCGTATGAATAGCACAGGGCGTTGGGAGTTAGAGGAGTATAAATCACTATTCGACACATTAAAAATGCCTTCGCTCAGCATTGATTTGCCTCTCAAACTCATTTATCAGCAGACCTCAT
Encoded here:
- a CDS encoding Uma2 family endonuclease, encoding MIEVREPILAHGKKKLTIEEYLAFERASNQKHEYYQGEVFLMLDEVPEETPIIDVRAKSGANHVHNIISVNIIGELYIRLKGKSCRPFGSDMRVYIPENSLFTYPDISVFCSNLDLSNEDSATEPIVIFEILSPSTKNYDRGNKFKFYKDIASLKEYILIDTESVNVEVFRMNSTGRWELEEYKSLFDTLKMPSLSIDLPLKLIYQQTSLIKNA